AGTGCATCGCCTCGTCCGCACCGACCGCCATCCAGTCATCGACGAATGCACGAGGGAAATCGGCGCCGAACCGCCCGACGACGTCGAACGCCAGGTCGATCGCACCGAATTCGATATGCGCAAGAGCGTGTATCAGTGCGACGCGCCCGCGTTCGGACCCGCCCTTGCCCCGCTTGGGCATCCGATTCGGCGGCAAAAGCTCGGGACGGTTGGGACGGGCCGGACGATCGGGCATCGCCACGTCGAAATCATGCGCCAGCCGACCGAGCCGCCAGTCGCGCGCGGCGGCCCGCGCCAGGCGAATTTTCGCGCGCGGGTCGGCCGCCAGCAGAACGTTGCGCACCGCCGCGGCGATGCTCGGGGCCGGAGTCACAGCGTTTTGGCGGCGGCCAGTACGGCTTCGGCATGGCCGGGCACTTTCACCTTACGCCAGGACTTCACCAGTGTGCCGTCGGCGTCGAACAGGAAGGTCGACCGATCGATGCCCATATACTTCTTGCCGTACAGGCTCTTTTCGACCCAGGCGCCGAACGCCTGCAGCACCGTTCCATCGTCATCGTCGCTCGCCAGCGGAACGGTCAGGCCATGTTTGGCGGTGAATTTTGCATGTTTGGCGGGCGGATCCTTCGACACGCCCAGCAGAGCGACACCGGCGGCCGCAAAATCGGCGGCGCGTTCCGAAAAGTCCTGCGCTTCACGGGTGCAGCCGGGAGTATCGTCCTTCGGGTAGAAATAAAGGACGAGCGGCTTGCCCCGATAGTCGGCCAGCCTGATGGGGCCGTCCGCACCGGCCAGGGTCAGATCGGGGATGGCATCGCCTTCGGTCACGTCGCGTCTCCTTGTGCCGCCGCCCAGGCCGCGCGGACGCCTTGGCGGGTCGTGTCGAGCCGTTCAAGCACCGCGTCGAAGCTGTCGATCGTCAGCGCCCTGGCGAGCAGCCCGCGCGTCGCCTCCGATGGCGGCTGCGCATCGGGTGTCACCAGGCGCGCGGTGACGAGCAGGCGGGTAAGAAAATCATGCGCTTCCCGCATTTCGGGCGCGATCAGCCCATCCGCGACCAGCGCATCGATCGCGCGTCCGAGATGCGGATGGAAACCGCTGCGATGCACAAGCTGCAACGTATGGACCGCAAATTCGAGGTCGACGAGCCCGCCATCGAGCAGCTTTGCATCGAGCGGACCCGACGGAGGTTTATGCGCCGCCATGTCGGCGCGCATCTTCATCGCATCGGCCCGGATGTCGCGGTCGGGCCGATCGCCCGCCAGCACCCGATCGATGATCGCCTGCACCGCACCCCGTGCCTCCGGCGATCCGAAAATCGGCCGCGCGCGGGTCAGCGCCATATGCTCCCATGTCCAGGCGCTCTCGCGCTGATAGCGTTCGAATCCGTCGAGCGAGACAACCAGCGGCCCGGACGCCCCCGACGGCCGCAGCCGCGTGTCGATCTCGTACAGCGGCCCCGACGCGGTCGGAACCGACAGTGCCGCCGACACCCGCTGCGCGAGACGATTGTAATAGAGCACCGCACCAAGCGGTTTGGCGCCGTCCGATTCGCTCGCGAAATCTCCGGTAAATAGGTAAATCAGGTCGAGATCGGATGCATGGGTCAGTTGCGCGCCGCCCATGCGGCCGAGCGCCAGGATGACGAGCTCGCTGTCGGGCACCCGACCATGCGCCGCGACAAAGGACTCCACTGCGGCGCCGGCAAGGACATCGATCGCGGCTTCGGCCACGCGGGCATAGCCAGCAGACACGTCGAGCGGGTCGCTCGCGCCCGCCAGGATCTGGACACCGAGCGCGAAACGCTTCTCGTTTACGACCTTGCGCACCCGGTCGAGCACGCGTTCGTAATCGTCGCCCCGCTCGCCCGCACGCATCTCGGTGGCGAGCGCCGCGACGTCGCCCGGCAGGTCGAGCGCGGACGCATCGATCAAGCCGTCGAGCAGATGCGAGCGCCGTCCGAGCTGGTCCGCCAGCGTCGGGGCATGCGCGAGGATCGTGGCGAGCAGTGCGAGCAGCGCCGGACGCGCGGCAATCAGGCGCAGCACGTTGATCGCGGTCGGCAAACGGGCGAAAATCGCATCGAGCCGCAGCAGCGCGCGGTCAGGGTCGGGCGCATCGCCGATCGCAGTGATCAGGGCAGGCAGGACGGCATTCAACGCCTCGCGCGCCGCCTCGCTGCGCAAGGCAGGATAGCGGCCGTCCCGCCAGCTGGCGATGCGCGCTTCTGCAGCCTCAGGGTCCGCAAAGCGGCCGGACACGGGGCGGCTTTCCGCCACCGGCGCCGCTGCGACCTGGGCCGGCCGGTCACCATCCAGCGCATCGTAAACCCGCCCCACCCGCTCGACATGCGGCCGCAGCAGGTCGATCAGCTCGGCGCCGTTGGTCAGCCCATGCAGCCGCGCGACGCGGTCGAGCGATCCCGGCTGCTTGGGGAGCGCATGGGTCTGACGATCGTCGATCATTTGCACGCGGTGTTCGATCGTTCGGAACAGCGTGTACGCCTCTGACAAGGCGGTGGCATCGTCGGGGTCGATCCGCCCCG
The nucleotide sequence above comes from Roseomonas aeriglobus. Encoded proteins:
- a CDS encoding peroxiredoxin, with protein sequence MTEGDAIPDLTLAGADGPIRLADYRGKPLVLYFYPKDDTPGCTREAQDFSERAADFAAAGVALLGVSKDPPAKHAKFTAKHGLTVPLASDDDDGTVLQAFGAWVEKSLYGKKYMGIDRSTFLFDADGTLVKSWRKVKVPGHAEAVLAAAKTL
- a CDS encoding bifunctional [glutamine synthetase] adenylyltransferase/[glutamine synthetase]-adenylyl-L-tyrosine phosphorylase yields the protein MTVLLPRARGLSDALAAAEAESDFLANLIRRETDTVARLDTLLDDPLVLLDEIVDEPAARGLRMARRRLALVVAIGDLSGRYDLTRTTQLLSDFADRALDRAIGVAVAERVPGATADGFAAIALGKQGSRELNYSSDIDPILIFDPARLAHRERDEVDEAAVRVGRRVVELLQARDGDGYVLRVDLRLRPSPEVTPIVLPVEAAIGYYESQALPWERAAFIRARACAGDQALGDDFLTTIRPFVWRRALDFGTIGEIRGISRRIREHHAQGQAFGPGFDLKRGRGGIREVEFFAQIHQLIHGGREPELRTPATRDALAALAGAGRIDPDDATALSEAYTLFRTIEHRVQMIDDRQTHALPKQPGSLDRVARLHGLTNGAELIDLLRPHVERVGRVYDALDGDRPAQVAAAPVAESRPVSGRFADPEAAEARIASWRDGRYPALRSEAAREALNAVLPALITAIGDAPDPDRALLRLDAIFARLPTAINVLRLIAARPALLALLATILAHAPTLADQLGRRSHLLDGLIDASALDLPGDVAALATEMRAGERGDDYERVLDRVRKVVNEKRFALGVQILAGASDPLDVSAGYARVAEAAIDVLAGAAVESFVAAHGRVPDSELVILALGRMGGAQLTHASDLDLIYLFTGDFASESDGAKPLGAVLYYNRLAQRVSAALSVPTASGPLYEIDTRLRPSGASGPLVVSLDGFERYQRESAWTWEHMALTRARPIFGSPEARGAVQAIIDRVLAGDRPDRDIRADAMKMRADMAAHKPPSGPLDAKLLDGGLVDLEFAVHTLQLVHRSGFHPHLGRAIDALVADGLIAPEMREAHDFLTRLLVTARLVTPDAQPPSEATRGLLARALTIDSFDAVLERLDTTRQGVRAAWAAAQGDAT